In Vicia villosa cultivar HV-30 ecotype Madison, WI linkage group LG7, Vvil1.0, whole genome shotgun sequence, the DNA window ggaaaccagcgacacgccgtcaaagaagtcagaacgcatgcacacaaacttcaaagaaataggcacaataaacaaaggcgttaaaaataaagtacttgcaaattaaaacggacactccctaccctgtctagccgacgcagtctgggtgtccctaccctgtctgatgcgtgctggttggttgcctaacatgttcctgtaaacaattgaaatcgattaatatgcgagacaaaataaaaaactaaaaaatttgaacttctgatacaattcggaagttcatttccgaaaactgggatggaggtgttttcggaaatgaacttccgaaacatctctgcgatggagttttctgcaacttccatggcagaccccaaaatcaaacacaaaaccaattcaaaaagcttataaacaacctaaatactactaacaaccagtccatatatcatttatgcaattgaaaccctaaataacatgcatttgaataatgaatctaacaaatttaaaacttacaaattgagtgatttgtgggcttttgaatgttgtatagcaatgtgattggagccttgatgcagccttggaagtgtgtttgcacaaattttcgcctttgcttgtttttgatttgagttagggtaaatgaatgggggagggggagtgttttgataaatctgcagaacgcgcagtatttcggaagttcacttccgaaatgatgttttcggaaatgaacttccgaaataagataattttttcaaaaaaaaggcattttcggagatgcatctccgaaaacacctttttcttgcatttcggaaatgcatttccgaagtcaggggtagtatgtggttttcaccagaggtggactagaaggtagggaggttggcaaagaaattttctataaaaatgatttttttatgagaatttttaaaaattagttgaaattattttaaatctTGTTATGTaaataaaaagttttaatttttataaattaaacgaGTAATTTTGAGAACTAataacttaaatatttattattaaagatTTTAGAATCACAtgatatttcaaaaaaataatcaTAAGAATGTTTTTTTCTGTAAAAGCTATTTAAAATAGCTTTAAATTTGAGTAATTTTTTGAAACAATTTATAAATTATTGGTTTGTTTGATTGTAATTTTTTAAGAGTGAAGAGTTAGCCTTATTTTTTTAACCGAAAAAAATGCTGATTGGTTCTCTGTGTTTGAAATCTACGATACGTGTCAATTGAGTATAAAAATATCATTGGAATATAGGAATTTGTGTGATCatagtaaaaatatatttatgtgaGGAGAACGGACGCTAGCTCTAAGTTAAGAGTGTGAATTCTCGCCAATATGGAGATAGAATGGATCTCTTGGATTGAGGGTGGGATTTGTGAGTTTTGTTTTGGGTGATTCATGAATATCGGAATCGTGATCTGAATCATGATCGGAAGCCATGGTTGTGGAATGAAGTGGGTGAAAGAAATTGAACAAGAGAAGGGAAGAAAAAAATGATGTAAAGAATAGTATGAAACAAAGTTTATGTGCGGAAGGTGAAgataaagatgatgatgatgatgagatgaACCAGACTTTGATACCATATTACAACATGAAGTTGCATCTTGGAGAAGATGAAAATGTAGAAGGAAAAGTTTTGAACTGAATAACTTTGTCGTCTTTCTCATTGAATGGAAAAAATAGGTGAATACATCATATATGTAAAACCTAAATGGACCTGTACTAACAAAGTTCTAAATGGGCCTGTACTAACAAAGTTAAATGAGCCTGTACTAATAAAGTTCTAAGCCCACGTAACAAAAGAAATAAAGCCCAATAGATcaagtttttaataaaaacaacccTTTGATCAAAGTCCACGCTTTTGACTCGGATAATGAGATACTTTGATTAAGGTGATTAAGGGGTGTTCTCGGgccggtttgatttggttttgagAGAATCCAATATATATTGATTTAGATTGGATTTGCAAATTTGACAAACCGAGAAACAACAGGTTGATTTAAgttggattgatcgggtagatTAAAAAAATAGCATAATTTGTCCACATACGTCATTTTActttttaattcttgaatttaaATGCTCCGTAGTAATTTTcatcataattaattatggttggtttaGATAGACAAATTTATgggtagaaaattgaaaattagACATACGAACCAATTGTCGTCGGTGGTTTGACTCGATTAttgtccaaaaaaaaaatattaaattcaaattctataatttgatttgaattccaaTTTTGTTGCATATGAAAATGATTTTAACATGAATGTTACTACAAGAAAATGAGAATGACACAACACTTTCTACTAAGGACTTTAAAAATAGAACATTGTTTGTAAGAGAATGTTCTTATGGTATTCATGTGTAGAAAAGTATGATTCTAATTCTATAGAATTTTGTTGCTATATAACTACAGTAGAAACTCTTTGAATTAAAAATGTCAGGATCggagaaatttattaatttagagagttattaatttatcgataaattaataactattaatttaaagagtttttaaGTAATTATATTGTACATACCAAACAAAAAGGTAAATTAGTCGATGCCTCTTAGAATTACGTTGCAGCAAACCTTGGGACTCAACGTAAATTAGTAACTATTGTGTTCATATGCATTGAAAATTAATAATGACTTTTGAAGTACAGTAAATGTAAACAAGAGGAACAAATGTGTTCAATGTATTCTTAAAGAAAAATAGACTTTTTATTTCAATAGagtgtaatatatatttttttaatttctataaattattaatataagaTTTTTTTGGGACCGAAAATTATAAAGGGATCTCCCgaaaaattattatcttattattttatcgagtttttcaattttttacattggCCCAAGTCGGGACTggacaaatttaatattttaaagaatTTATTAATTGTAATATCATAATAGATTTATGTATGTGGCTAATTGTTGCTTGTTCAATTAAgattttataaatttgtttttttatgtagGATCCTGTTCTAATTGAATGATAATTGAATGATAGCATAATAAGATTGCTTTGATAGAAGACATCTTCCATTctattaaatatcaaaataaaatttgaagagaaaaaaaaaagttaaaaaaattatgatcaaGAAAGACTATATTCAAGCAATGGAATATAAATTGCCACAGTTACATAGTTAGGTGAAGCATCAAGAGGATACAAACatcaaatatgaacaaaataaaTTGTGTTATTTAGACTTGATAACATTTTTAATtttccaattttaaaataatacaaggtagataatttttttttaatgaaagaaTTAATTATACTAATTTTATCAAATTGGAATAGAATCTCAATATAGTCTAATTTTTGTAATTAAAAGTTGGACAAAAATCATCCATTTATAAATAGTAAAATAgatttaaaaaatcaataatttaAGTTGGCCCATAATTTATACTAACCTAGTAATTAATTGATGaccatattaaaaaatttaaataaaaatttgactCATTTTAAATTtggatttaaaatttgatatgacccaataatatgcctaatagaaaaaaaatatctAATAAACTGAACCGATTTTAACCAAaagaaaaaaaccaaaaataaaaacggCCGAAATTAAATCATCATATATCACTCGAAAGTTGGGCCGAATCCAATCCGACCTGAACTGATGTTCACCCTAGTTATTATCACTTGACCAAGAAATTTTATAACCATCAAAGCCACATGTAGGGCACGGATATCAGATCAGATGGTTTGTTTCTTGATTGTTTACATTTACAAAACCCTTAAataaattcttgaaagatattgtgatatattttgaaaattaaaacaaaaaagagtcttttgcattgcatgcatcataccgCATTCACAATCACCTACACATCCGAGTCAGAGTCTTATTCATTCCTCTCTCTCTCCTCAGAGTCAAGCTGacgcaccggtataatactcgcgcCAATCGTTAAAGAATGGAAGACGATATTGTTGATGATCAAGAGTGGCAAGAAGAAGTTGTTGTCTTACGCTCCGGTATTGAAAGATTAACATCTATGGTTCAAGACTtggtggctgctcagaatcagccaCTAATCCAAACTCAGACTACTGTGATCTCCGAGATAGAAACTGCTCAGATTcctgcaattcctgcaatttctCTGACGAATCCTACGACCACTACACAATAAGTCTACATTTTTACCTTGAAGATATGGGGACAGGAATACAGGATTGACAATATGGAAATGCATAAATGAATAGAATAATTTATTTTAGTGAGAGGCAATAATTTGTTAGAGAGAGATACTCATAAAGGCACCAACGGTATAGAAGGTAGCAAATCCCTCGCGAAGATATGGATTAACCACTAGATTGGTTCCTTTGATTGGATTAAATCACATATATTTACAATAGTAAATACAATTCACAGTTCTTACTTTTtcctaaaaatattttcattttatattttagtttAGTTATATTTTGGTCATGCTTTAAATTTTCTGCGATTAAATTTAGGCCATACAAATTTTCATGTTGAATGTTTTAAATGACTTTTTAAATGGAGTATCACCAGTTTAATTACTTAGTTACTTTTAGTTACTTAAAgtttattagtttatttttttcttttttaaccttctatttaaaataaatatactatgtaaacaaatgcgcgtacgAGATCTGAATCTGTGCGtacgcacgagtttgttactagttctgTATAGCTAATTAGATCATAATATGATATttgaaattctttaaatttaattaattagttcaaAGTCCCAAATCCAGGAATGTAAGGAATTCTGGTGAAAGGTAACCAAACATGAGCATGAAGCCATGGTTCTGCAGTTAACTGAGTCGACTCATATTTAGTAATTAGACCTCTTGCCCATTTCACTCTTCCTGTAGCATAAGCACCAGGTCCAACATTCCCAAACTCTGCAAAGTAAGAGTCTTTAGTATTTGGAACATTTACATTCCAAACTAAGAACCCTTCTTTCTTGATAAAGTTTCCAATATTATTGTTAATAAAAACAGCTGTTGAAAATTTTCCCTACGGCCTTGTCAAATAAGTCGACACCTTCAATAGATATGGTATGAGATATTTGTCCTTTATGATGATAAAGTTCTTAAGGACTATTTCAGAATTCGAAATGTTATTGTATCTTCCACTTGCAACTAAAATGTTATATTGTCCTGGTCGAAGATAAAATCCACAGTTTCGGAGATTGAAAAATTGCGGTAAAATTGACGACCGTATTCTTCACACAACGTTTCTTGATATCCTTGAATTTCACAATTGAAAAAAGCTGATCACTCACCAGCGACATAAAGTGCTATTGCTTGCTCACCTTATGGACTCACTGTGTTCTCAAATGTGATTGACTAGGAAATACAATCTTGACCAAAAGTAGTTGCATGCATGCACATtaaatatagtacttaaaatttATCAATTAACTTTGATTTTCACGTGCACACAAAAAATCTATTATCGATCtaactattttcttttttaacatcctattaaaaatgaatatattatgtaaacaaatgcgcgtaggagaccagaacccgtgcgaatgcCAAGTTTGTAACTAGTTcaatttaactaaataattaaattgattaaaattttaaaataacagATGTTGTATTCAATTTAAAACCCTTAGTTCCAATAATGGGATTACATATTTCTTACTGGAAGCTAGACATGTAGAAACTAGACACTCATAATCAACTTTTTATTATAAAGACTCCCTTATCACACATTCTTTATAGCTAAATATTTAAAATTCTTAAAACTTAAGTCTGAAATCCCGGAGTGTAAGGAATTCCTGTGGAAGGTAACCAAGCATTAGCATGAAGCCATGGTTCTGCTGTGAATTGAGTGGCTTCGTCTTTGGTAATTAGGCCTCCTACCCATTTCACTCTTCCTCTAACATCAGCACCAGGTCCATTATTGTTAAACTCAGCAAAATAACAGTTTTCAGTATATGGAACAGTTGGATTCCAAGGTAAAAACCATTCCTGTTGTATAAAGTTGCCAATATTATTGTTTATAAAAACAGCTCTGGAAAAATTTCCCCATGGCCTTGCCAAATAAGTCCTTACCGTCAATAGATATGGTATAAGTTCTCTGTCCGGCATGATGACACGGTTTTGGAGTATTATTCTAGCAGTGTGATTGTTGTTGTATCGGCCACTTGCAACTATGATGTTTTGTTGTCTTGGGTCAGGCTTCCTCACCAATATCATTGAATTCTGGATCAAGGTGGAACTGGTTTGGACGAAGATAAAATCAACCGTTCCGGAGATTGAATAATTGTGGTAAAATTTCTGACCTTTTTCTACACATAACGTGTCTTGATATCCTCGAATTTCACAATCGAAAAAAGTAGATCGGTCACCAGCGACATAAAGTGCTACCGCTTGCTTTCCTTCTGGACAAGTTGTGTTCTCAAATGTGATTGACTTGGCCAGAAAATCTTGACCAAAAGTAGCTGCATGCATACACATTAAAAAATTTAGTACTTAATTGAAGATCATAGTATATATTTAAGGTGTATTGCTTCAGTTTATTTCAATAGTGAAGCATTATCTTTAAGCTGTATTGCTTGAGTTTATTTCAATAGTAtacatacaaaataaaatatggaAATATGTGCAATGAATTGCAGTAGAGAGCTACCCCAGCCCCATATATGATGATATAAAGGGAAATTTGGTCGGGTAAAAAATCTGGGAGTTTGGTAAGGAAGtgagaaacaaaataaaaacatataatacaATGTGGGTTGTCTATGTAGTTGTGTCCatgaaaaaattatatgtgagtAGTTACTTCTTTGAAAAATTGCTCtcctattttatatatatatatatatatatatatatattttatttatattaagttTAGTACTTAGAGATCatgggatttgaaaaagagaataaagcaattattcaaaaaagtgaagaaaaaaataaatgaaaaaggtAAAATGTGATTGACTTGGCCAGAAAATCACATTTTGGTTATCATCATGATTATTTTTGAGAAACTAATTATATATTGGATTAAGGTGTTATTGAGAACTTAAACAAAGGAAATTTCGTCCTATTTATATTGTTGAGGTCTTGCTATTATCTTAAGTGGAATTTAGGTAAATTAGCTGGAAGTGACTAATTAATTTATTCCACGATTCAAACCATGCATGtaaaaataattatgagaaattATGGGATGTTGAATGTTGGAAAATATCAAACCATGCACGTCTTTTTTACTTATTGAAATGTAAGTATTTCATTTCTTGAAGTATATTTTAAACCTAAATAACTATTCATATTGAAGTATGTTTCCAATATTATTGTTAATAAAAATAACTCTGGAAAATCTTCCCTACGACCTTGCTAAATGAGTTGTCTCATTCAACCAGTATGGTATGAGCTCTTTGTCCGACATGATGACACAATTCTTGAGGACTAATCTAGAATTGGAAATATTGTTGTATATGCCACTTGCAACTATAACATATTTTTGTCCTGGGCCAGGCTTCCTCACCATTATCCTTGAGTTCTGGATCAAACTCATTTTTTCGAAGAtataatcaatagtttcaaagaTTGAACAATTGCGTTAAAATTGACGACTATATTCTACACACAACGTGTCTTGATATCCTTGAATTTCACAATTTAAAAAAGTTGATCACTCACCAGCGACATAAAGTGCTACGGCTTGCTCACCTTGTGGACCTGTTGTGTTCTTAAATGTGATTGACTTGGAAATAAAATCTTGACCAAAAGTAGTTGCATGAATGCACATTAAATTTAATCAATAAACTTTGCGTTTCATGTGcacagaaaaaatctattattgacctaaataattttttaattttttaaccttctatttaaaataaatatattatgtaaacaaatgcgcgtacgAGACCAGAATTTGTGCGTACGCACGACTTTGTATCTAGCTCTTTATAGCAAATTAGATCATAATATGATATTTGAAATTCTTtaaatttcattaattatttCAAAGTCCCAAATCCAGGACTGTAAGGAATTCTGGTGGAAGGTAACCAAACATGTGCATGAAGCCATGGTTCTGCAGTTAACTGAGTCGACTCATCTTTGGTAATTAGACCTCTTGCCAATTTCACTCTTCCTCTAACATCAGCGCCAGGTCCATTATTGTTAAACTCAGAAAAATAACAGTTTTCAGTATATGGAACAGTTTGATTCCAAGGTAAAAACCGTTCTTGTTGTATAAAGTTGCCAATATTGTTGTTTATAAAAACAGCTCTGGAAAAATTTCCCCATGGCCTTGCCAAATAAGTCCTTACCGTCAATAGATATGGTATAAGTTCTCTGTCCGGCATGATGACACGGTTTTGGAGTATTATTCTAGCAGTGTGATTGTTGTTGTATCGGCCACTTGCAACTATGATGTTCTGTTGTCTTGGGTCAGGCTTCCTCACCAATATCATTGAATTCTGGATCAAGGTGGAACTGGTTTGGACGAAGATAAAATCAACCGTTCCGGAGATTGAATAATTATGGTAAAATTTCTGACCTTTTTCTACACATAACGTGTCTTGATATCCTCGAATTTCACAATCGAAAAAAGTAGATCGGTCACCAGCGACATAAAGTGCTACCGCTTGCTTTCCTTCTGGACCAGTTGTGTTCTCAAATGTGATTGACTTGGCCAGAAAATCTTGACCAAAAGTAGCTGCATGCATACACATTAAAAAGTTTAGTACTTAATTGAAGATCATAGTATATATTTAAGGTGTATTGCTTCAGTTTATTTCAATAGTGAAACATTATCTTTAAGCTGTATTGCTTGAGTTTATTTCAAAAGTAtacatacaaaataaaatatggaAATATGTGCAATGAATTGCAGTAGAGAGCTACCCCAGCCCCATATATGATGATATAAAGGGAAATTTGGTCGGGTAAAAAATCTGGGAGTTTGGTAAGGAAGtgagaaacaaaataaaaacatataatacaATGTGGGTTGTCTATGTAGTTGTGTCCATGAAAAGATTATATGTGAGTAGTTACTTCTTTGAAAAATTGCTCtcctattttatatatatattttatttatattaagttTAGTACTTAGAGATCatgggatttgaaaaagagaataaagcaattattcaaaaaagtgataaaaaataaatgaaaaaggtAAAATGTGATTGACTTGGCCAGAAAATCACATTTTGGTTATCATCatgattatttttgaaaaactaaTTATATATTGGATTAAGGTGTTATTGAGAACTTAAACAAAGGAAATTTCGTCCTATTTATATTGTTGAGGGCCTTCTATTATCTTAAGTGGAATTTAGGTAAATTAGCTGGAAGTGACTAATTAATTTATTCCACGATTCAAACCATGCATGtaaaaataattatgagaaattATGGGATGTTGAATGTTGGAAAATATCAAACCATGCACGTCTTTTTACTTATTGAAATGTAAGTATTTCATTTATTGAAGTATATTTTAAACctaaattgaaggatagaaaaacacttagaaaggggggggattgaataagtgtgactttaaatcttggacgataaaaaataaattgcacaactatttttatcctggttcgctgttaacgaagctactccagtccacccccgcagagatgatttacctcaacctgaggatttaatccactaatcgcacggattacaatggttttccacttagtccacgactaagtcttccagagtctacagatcacaacttgatcacttcaggaacactgcttagacaacttctaagacttttctagagtctactgatcaacctgatcactctagttacaaactgctcagccaactgctaagacttcctagagtatactgatcacactgatcactctagttccttacaacttaatgtaattctaagagtattacaaatgcttcttaaaagcgataatcacaactgtgatatttctcttaacgtttaagcttaatctcactaagatattacaacagcaatgtagtgagttgatgaagattctgagctttgattgaatagcgtttcagcaagtttattttcgttcagagttgttaagaattggttaaccttgcttctcatcagaacttcatatttataggcgttgagaagatgaccgttgagtgcatttaatgctttgcgtgttccgtacagcattgcatttaatgttatacgcttttgtcaactacctcgagccttgttcacgctgtgtctactgacgtagcctttaatagctttaacgttccttttgtcagtcagcctagcttgccacttgtacttccttctgatctgatgtttgtgaatacaacgtttgaatatcatcagagtcaaacagcttggtgcatagcatcttctgatcttctgatcttgaagtgcttctgttgcgtgataccatcttctgatcttcagtgcttctgatctcatgttcttctgatgcttccatagacccatgttctgattctgcttcgaccatcttctgatgtcttgccagaccatgttctgatgttgcatgctgaaccatttgagacacaacttctgagcgctgaattatgcgtactctttatatatttcctgaaagggaaattgcattggattagagtaccatattatcttaagcaaaattcatattattgttatcatcaaaactaagataattgataagaacaaatcttgttctaacaatctccccctttttgatgatgacaaaaacatatataaatgatatgaatttgcgatcagaaagagtagacggcaaaagacaaattacacagctatagcataagcatatgaatatgtctccccctgagattaacaatctccccctgagataaataatctccccctgaaataaatactcgaagaactttgataaaagacttccctgattatttcggtagagacgatcatataagcttctgccttcagagaattcatagcttctgacttctgcttccattggacagcttcagaacttgaatttctttagatccttagaacactcacagcttctgattcctgcttccatcgtggacagcttcagaacttgaatttctttaatcttcagaacattcacagcttctgacttctgcttccattcaggacagcttcagaacttgagttttctggatcttttagaacattcacatcttctgatttctgcttcccttggatagcttcagaactttgaatgtctaccaatcatcacttcatgctagatttgtatcagaacattgttgaatgtaccagagcatcatcagagcatctctacatcctgaaatgttacagaacacaaactaaacgacaaaagtcagcatgaacgagttagaacataaaatgtatgtttgaacacattatatgtatcagagccatataggctgaaataatgtatcagagcaaataatgtatcagagccataacattatatgtatcagagcaaatagaattttgtcagaacaggatagacaatgatattcaaattctattatcagtgcttctgattcattcttctttcttgcttctgatctctgaagcttgacagcactcagcttgcttcagtttccaagagcttattccttttacagaataacgcttcttatttatggttttgcttctagtgtttgcttctgaagattcacttcacttctctgtacctgcaaaacacttaaaccatatagaacttgcagttcttgttagtgaatgtgtgggagcctctttacccagcaactgtagatttaatcaaatcatttatcatttatcttctccccctttttgtcataacatcaaaaagaatattaaaaaaaaattcagatgcataatacgacaaatagaatcactggaatgtaaatcaaagaaactttttcattgataatcaaaaaggtttacaagaaattcctatgtttaacaagcagaagcaacaaggaaaagaaaactacaaagaccaaatcctaggaccctagctaagacaacgtctgtgccagcatgccatgaaggagtgaaacgcttcattgactgcttctcgggctttcaggcgaggagtcagggagacttggttctgatgcagatcttccaccatctttaccagagacagcattcccagcaggtgaagatgaagagatttcttcagaagagactaagggagaggaaaggttagatgaagaggaagctgagtcttgaaggtcgaaagatgaggaagaagatggagatgatggagggctttcaccaggaggatgaaacactcgtctagaataatttccagacaacattgcttcgaatggattcaccttgagaggatcataggtgattttgatctttttgggtttggaaggtgatgtttcaacagcttttcttttgttgttttgatcattttcattatttcctgggcttgatgaagagttcatgatgggtttgcaaaaaaaatgaacaagtagggtttgatatggaagagagagagagaaaaaaaagatagagaaagatgagagggaaagagaagagtttgaagagtatttaaaaggaaataaaatgaaacgaatgatgactagcatttaatgttacgtgacgtgaggagagataataaagacaaatgaggtgactagcacagttacctatggtcggcgtcccttcaactgcacgcgcgtttatccatgaatagtaacgacaagtttaccatcccgagataaaacgtaacagctgttttgctttaaaagaggttctgaatcaacttagacaatgaaacgttagtaataaccgaatcataatttctaaaagatttcaatcagaacttctgattggaaaatcacatttcatttcagaagatactcatatataagaacttctcattttctcattctgggcatagatccatactgatgttcttcagaatgaatttaaacctatcttcagccaggggttttgtaaagatatcagcccattgatggtctgtatccacaaagtttaaagaaataacacccttctgaacatagtcccttatgaaatg includes these proteins:
- the LOC131619556 gene encoding probable pectinesterase/pectinesterase inhibitor 44 is translated as MCIHATTFGQDFISKSITFKNTTGPQGEQAVALYVAATFGQDFLAKSITFENTTCPEGKQAVALYVAGDRSTFFDCEIRGYQDTLCVEKGQKFYHNYSISGTVDFIFVQTSSTLIQNSMILVRKPDPRQQNIIVASGRYNNNHTARIILQNRVIMPDRELIPYLLTVRTYLARPWGNFSRAVFINNNIGNFIQQEWFLPWNPTVPYTENCYFAEFNNNGPGADVRGRVKWVGGLITKDEATQFTAEPWLHANAWLPSTGIPYTPGFQT